AGAAGCAGGACGGCAAGACGATCGCGGTCTACGATCTGGGCGGCGGCACGTTCGACGTCTCGATCCTCGAGATCGGCGACGGCGTGTTCGAGGTGAAGGCCACCAACGGCGACACCTTCCTGGGCGGCGAGGATTTCGACAACAAGCTCGTCGAATATCTGGCCGAGGGCTTCAAGAAGGACGAGGGCATCGACCTGTCGAAGGACAAGCTCGCCCTGCAGCGTCTGAAGGAAGCCGCCGAGAAGGCGAAGATCGAGCTCAGCTCGGCCGCGTCGACAGAGGTCAACCTGCCCTTCATCACCGCCGACCAGAATGGTCCGAAGCATCTGGTGCGCAACATCACGCGTGCGGACCTCGAGAAGCTGGTCGACGATCTGATCAAGCGCACGATCGACCCGATGAAGAAGGCGCTCGCCGATGCCGGCCTGAAGACCGACGACATCAGCGAAGTCGTCCTCGTCGGCGGCATGACGCGCATGCCGAAGGTCCGCGAGGCCGTGAAGGCGTTCTTCGGCAAGGAGCCGCACACCGGCGTCAACCCGGATGAGGTCGTGGCGATGGGCGCCGCGATTCAGGCGGGCGTGCTGCAGGGCGACGTCAAGGACGTGCTGCTGCTCGACGTGACGCCGCTGTCGCTCGGCATCGAGACGCTGGGTGGCGTGTTCACGCGGATGATCGATCGCAACACGACGATCCCGACCAAGAAGTCGCAGACTTACTCGACCGCGGACGACAACCAGGGCGCGGTGACGATCCGCGTGTTCCAGGGCGAGCGCGAGATGGCGGCGGACAACAAGATGCTGGGTCAGTTCGACCTGATCGGCATCCCGCCGGCACCGCGCGGCGTGCCGCAGATCGAGGTCACGTTCGACATCGACGCCAACGGCCTGGTCAACGTGTCGGCCAAGGACAAGGGCACCGGCAAGGAGCAGCAGATCCGCATCCAGGCGTCGGGTGGCCTCTCGGACAGCGACATCGACCAGATGGTCCGCGACGCCGAGCAGTTCGCCGAGGACGACAAGAAGCGCCGTGCGGCAGCCGAGGCGAAGAACAACGCCGAGAGCCTGATCCACACCACCGAGCGCCAGCTTGCGGACAATGGCGACAAGGTCGACGACGCGTTGAAGGGTGAGATCCAGACCGCGATCGACGCTGCCAAGGCGGCGGTCGAGGGTGGCGATCCCGACGCGATGACCGAGAAGAGCAACGCGCTCGCGCAGGTCGCGATGAAGCTCGGCCAGGCGATCTACGAGAAGCAGTCGCAGGCCGATGCCTCGCCCGACGCCGGTGGCGACACCGCGAAGAAGGACGACGATGTGGTCGACGCCGAATTCTCGGAAGTCGACGACAACAAGGCGTAAAACCTATGCCGACCCCCCGTCATGCCAGCGTAGGCTGGGGTGACGGGGGTGGCGCGCGCGGGGGCGAAGTATGAGTACCCAGGTCGATTATTACGAACTGCTCGAATGCGAGCGGACCGCGGATGCGGGGACGATCAAGTCGTCCTATCGCAAGCTCGCGATGAAATATCACCCCGACAAGAATTCGGGGTGCAAGGACTCCGAATCGAAGTTCAAGGCGGTCAGCGAGGCGTATGACTGCCTCAAGGACCCGCAGAAGCGCGCGGCCTATGACCGCTTCGGCCATGCCGCGTTCCAGAATGGCGGCGGCGGCCAGCAGAGCCAGGGCTTCGGCGATTTCGGCGACATCTTCGAATCCGTCTTCGGCGAATTCATGGGCGGCGGGCAGCGCGGCGGTGGCCGCACGGCCGCGCGGCGCGGTGCGGACCTGCGCTACGACATGGAGGTCACGCTCGACGAGGCGTATCACGGCAAGGCGACCGAGATCACCGTCGACGTGTCGGCACCATGCGATACCTGCGACGGCTCGGGCGCACGCCCCGGCACGCGCGCGAAGACGTGCCAGCATTGCGGCGGCCACGGCAAGGTCCGCGCGCAGCAGGGCTTCTTTGTCGTCGAGCGCGCCTGCCCGGTCTGCGCCGGCGCAGGCCAGGTGATCGCCGACCCGTGTCCGGACTGCCGCGGCGAGGGCCGCGTCGAGAAGACCAAGACGCTCAGCGTCAACGTGCCGCCGGGTGTCGACGAGGGCACGCGGATCCGCCTGACCGGCGAAGGCGAGGCCGGCGCGCGCGGTTCGCCCGCGGGCGACCTTTACATCTTCCTCCACGTCGCCAAGCACCGCCTGTTCGAGCGCGAGGGCACGACGCTGTTCGCGCGTGCGCCGGTCAGCTTCACGGTCGCGGCGCTGGGCGGATCGCTGTCGATCCCCGGGCTCGACGGGCAGAACCACGAGGTCAAGATCCCCGCCGGGATCCAGTCCGGCAAGCAGCTCCGCCAGCGCGGCGCCGGCATGCCGGTGCTGCAGGGCCGCGGCCACGGCGACCTGGTGATCCAGATCGACGTCGAGACGCCGACCCGGCTGTCGCTGCGCCAGAAGGAATTGCTCGAGGCGTTCCGCGAGACCGAGACGGGCGACGAATGCCCGGCGAGCCAGGGGTTCTTCGCGAAGCTGAAGGGCGTGTTCGCGGCGGAGTGAGGTCTGGTGACGGAGGCGACGTCGTCGACGAAGCCTCCGTCCCATCGTTCAGACGATCGGTACCGATGGGACGCTGATCAGTTCGACAACGCCCTTCTGGCCACGGGCACCGTCCGGCCCATCTGCACCGGGGGCGCGTCGCGTGCCCGCGCTGCCGCCATGTCCACCACCGCAATGTACGCTGCCATGGCCGCCCGGTCCCCCATAGCCTGGGCGTCCGGCACGACCGCCAGCGCCGTTGCCGCCACCTGATCCGCCTTGATTGAGAATTGACGCGTAACCGAACTGGCTGACGCCGAGTGAGGTCGATACGAACGTGAGCGCTGCTCCGTCGCCACCTTGGCCACCGCCGCCGCCAGGCCCGCCCGAACCACCGTCGCCACCGCGGCCACCGTCGCCGCCGCCATGCTTGCAATCGAAGACTCCGTCGGACCCCTTCTTGCCCTCCGCCCCGTCGCCCCCGTCGCCGCCTGCGCCGCCGCGTCCTCCGTCGCCGCCGGTCACACCACGTAGCTTGAGCGAGAGATTGATCGAGCGCGGCTTCGGGTCATTCGCGACGGAGAAATGGTCGACGATGAAATAGACGTGCGGCAGTGCGTGCGTCGTACCTGTGCCGCCCGGCTGGCCCGTTGCGCCCGCCGCGCCCGGTCGGCCGTTGAAATTCTGCTCGCCCTGACCATTTGCGCCGCGAGCCCCATCAGGCCCGTCGACGCCGTCCGCCGCCGGCGCATCCACGAAGCGGATGCGGTAGCTGGAGGTGGCATCCGGGAACTTCACGTCCCGGGCCGCAATCACGATATAGGGAGCCGACACATTCTGCAGGACAAGTTCGCTGCCGGGGGAGAAGCTGACCACGTCGGCTTTCAATACCGTGCCTGCAAACGGTTCGGAGCCGTCGACCGGAAACAGGGTCTCGACCTTGGTCATGCCAATAAGTGCAGCGCGAACCTCGTCGGGCAAAGCCGCATCGAGCGAGGGGCGAGACTGCGGGACTTCATCCTGAGCCTGTGACGTCGCTGCCACGAAGGCCGATGCGAGCAGGAAATGGCGCAAACGCATGGTCGATCCCCCAAATGTCCCTCCGCAGGTTTCTGCGAAGTGTAGGGACAGTGCAGGGACGTCTAAAAAACCGCTATCGATGACCCGTCCGTTTTGCCGGCAAGACCACGCAATGGGTCCGCATCGGAGCGGTCAGGCTGTCGGGACACCGCCCTAGCCGCGCCCCTCCTGGGAGGGGCGGGCGGGCCGATGGATCAGAAGGCGGTTACGACCACCCCGACCACCAGCGCCTGGGCCGCGATCACCAGCATGGTGCTGGTCACGGTTTCGAACATGCGCATGGGTAGGTCTCCGACGCCGGAGAAATATCCGGCAAGGCGGATATGGGCATAGTTGCGCCTTGTCGCAATTTTGTAACGTGCGATCGCGGTTGCATCGAATGCATGCAGGACGTGCGGGAACCGCCTGAAAGCCGCGGTTCGTCGCGGCGTGCGGGCACCTCCTGCGATCCAACCGCGCGCCATCTTGACCGGGTAGCCCGACCGTGTTGATACCGAGGAATGACCGATCGTATCGACCGCAAGCTCGAAGAGCTTGGCCTTGCGCTGCCGCAGGCCGCCGCCCCCGTCGCCGCCTATGTGCCGACCGTCCTCGCAGGCAATCTGCTCCATGTCTCGGGCCAGCTGCCGTTCAAGGACGGCCAGCTCGTCACCGGTCGCCTCGGCGACGGCGTCAGCATCGAGGATGCGCAGGAGGCCGCCCGGCTGTGCGGGCTGATGATCCTGGCGCAGGTCAAGGCGGCGCTCGGCGGTTCGCTCGGCCGCGTCGAGCGGATCGTCAAGCTCGGCGTGTTCGTGAACTCCACCGGCGACTTCACCGACCAGCCCAAGGTCGCCAATGGCGCCTCCGAACTGATGGTCGCGCTGTTCGGCGACGCCGGCAAGCATGCGCGCTCGGCAGTCGGCGTGCCCGTGCTGCCGCTCGGCGCCGCGGTCGAGATCGACGCGATCGTGCAGGTTGCCGCGTAACCCTCGTACGCCGCTGTCTTGAGCGCTTCCCCGGCGGAGGCCGGGGCCCAGGCGGGAAGGCCGATGTGACCGTGGACCGCCCTTCACCACGGACGTCTCCCAGCTGGGCCCCGGCCTTCGCCGGGGAACGCAGTATGCGGAAGGCTTTGCGATTCATGGCCGATCGCACCATCTATCCACGATGACCGCACTCACCGCTCGCATCGCCCAAGGCGTCACGACGATCGACGCCGTGGATTGGGACGCGTGCGCAGGCACGAGTAATCCGTTCGTCGGCCATGCCTTCCTCGCTGCACTCGAAGAATCGGTCAGCGTCAACGGCCGCTCGGGCTGGCAGGCGTTGCCGATCGTCATCGACGGCGCCGACGGCCGCCCCGCCGCGATCGCCCCCGCCTATGCCAAGAGCCACAGCCAGGGCGAATATGTCTTCGACCAGGGCTGGGCCGACGCGTGGGAGCGGGCCGGGGGGCAGTATTATCCGAAGCTGCAGATCGCGGCGCCGTTCAGCCCGGTGCCCGGACCCCGGCTGCTGCTGCGCGACCCGGATCTCGCGCCCGCGCTGATCGCCGCGCTCGAGGCAGTGACCGACCAGAGCGGGCTGTCGTCCGCGCACGCGACCTTCATTGCGCCCGACGAGGTGCCGCTGTTCGAGGCGGCGGGGTGGCTGATCCGCCAGGGCACGCAGTTCCACTGGCGCAACGACGGCTATGCAGGGTTCGACGACTTCCTCGGTGCGCTGTCGTCACGCAAGCGGAAAGCGATCCGCAAGGAGCGGGTCGCGGCGGTCGAGGGGCTGACGATCCGGCACCTGACCGGCGCCGAGATAACGCCGGCGCACTGGGACGCGTTCTGGGTGTTCTACCAGGATACCGGCGCGCGCAAATGGGGGCAGCCCTATCTGACGCGGCGCTTCTTCGACCTGCTGGGGTCCGCAATGGCGGATCGCATCCTGCTGATCTTCGCCGAGCGCGACGGGGTGGCCGTAGCGGGCGCACTCAACCTGATCGGCGACGATACGCTGTACGGGCGCTATTGGGGCGCGACCGAGGAGGTGCCGTTCCTCCATTTCGAGCTCTGCTATTACCAGGCGATCGACGCCGCGATCGCGCGCGGGCTGACGACGGTCGAGGCGGGCGCACAGGGCGAGCACAAGCTGGCGCGCGGCTATTCGCCGGTCGCGACCTATTCCGCGCACTATATCCCCGATCCCGGCTTCCGCCGCGCGATCGCCGACTATCTGGTGCGCGAGCGCGAGGCAGTCGCGGCGGACCGCGACTGCCTGCAGGAGCTCACTCCGTTCCGGCGGGGCGATCCTCAAGCCGGTTGACCCGGAACAGCGTGCTGGTCTCGTCGCGCCACACCGGCGTCAGGTCGCGGACCAGCGCGGGGTCGTAGGCGGGCGGCGTGATCAGCCAGACATAGTCGAACGCCGCGCGCGGGAACTGCCCCAGCGCCTTCGAGATGGGCCGCCACCACTGCCCGCGGCAGGGGCGGTCGGTAACGATCTCCGACGGGTCGTGCGCGAACCCGCCCGCGTCGTGATAGCGAGTCGTCATCAGCTGCGCGCCGGCCATCGACCATTGATCGTTGGTGAACGCCATCCGCCGTTCCAGCAGCAGCGCGGGGACATGCTCCAACCGCGTATAGGCCCAGTCGTCGCGGCACCGCCGGCCGACGAACGAGACCACGCGGGCGCGCTCGGGGACGCGGTCGATCGCAGCCAGCGCCTGCGTATAGGCGCGGTCGTAGATCAGATAGCTGACCGTGGTCGCGGTCAGCCGCGCGGCGAAGAAGCTGAACCCGATCGCCGCGATCACCGACGCGCCGCGCAGCGACACGCCCGGCCGCGGCCGCAGCGCGATCAGCGCGAAGGCGAGCATGAACGGCGCGAGCCGCATATCGGCATAGGCCGACCCGAACACGATCCGCGGCAACAGGATGTAGACGACCAGCAGGAAGGCGGCGGAGAGCCCCAGATTGCGCGAATATTCGATCCGCTGGTCGCGCACGCCGCGCAGCAGGATGACGAACAGCAACGTCACCGACGCGATGTCGAACGGCATCCAGCGGTCGCGCAGGATCATCGTGATCCAGTTCATCTTCCAGCGCCAGTCGAACCAGTCCTGCGTCTTGCCGGTGACGTGGTCGCCCGACCGCCACAGCACCATCATCACCATCGGCAGCGCGAGCGGCAGGCAGTTGAGCCCCGCGCGGACGAACGCGTTCACCCAGCCGTGCTGCGCGCCATTCCGGCGGATGTCATGCT
This sequence is a window from Sphingomonas ginsenosidivorax. Protein-coding genes within it:
- the dnaK gene encoding molecular chaperone DnaK; translated protein: MAKVIGIDLGTTNSCVSVMEGGKPKVIENAEGARTTPSIVAFAKDGERLVGQPAKRQAVTNGDNTIFAVKRLIGRRFDDPITKKDTELVPYKIARGPNGDAWVSAGGKDYSPSQISAFTLQKMKETAESYLGETVTQAVITVPAYFNDAQRQATKDAGQIAGLEVLRIINEPTAAALAYGLEKQDGKTIAVYDLGGGTFDVSILEIGDGVFEVKATNGDTFLGGEDFDNKLVEYLAEGFKKDEGIDLSKDKLALQRLKEAAEKAKIELSSAASTEVNLPFITADQNGPKHLVRNITRADLEKLVDDLIKRTIDPMKKALADAGLKTDDISEVVLVGGMTRMPKVREAVKAFFGKEPHTGVNPDEVVAMGAAIQAGVLQGDVKDVLLLDVTPLSLGIETLGGVFTRMIDRNTTIPTKKSQTYSTADDNQGAVTIRVFQGEREMAADNKMLGQFDLIGIPPAPRGVPQIEVTFDIDANGLVNVSAKDKGTGKEQQIRIQASGGLSDSDIDQMVRDAEQFAEDDKKRRAAAEAKNNAESLIHTTERQLADNGDKVDDALKGEIQTAIDAAKAAVEGGDPDAMTEKSNALAQVAMKLGQAIYEKQSQADASPDAGGDTAKKDDDVVDAEFSEVDDNKA
- the dnaJ gene encoding molecular chaperone DnaJ encodes the protein MSTQVDYYELLECERTADAGTIKSSYRKLAMKYHPDKNSGCKDSESKFKAVSEAYDCLKDPQKRAAYDRFGHAAFQNGGGGQQSQGFGDFGDIFESVFGEFMGGGQRGGGRTAARRGADLRYDMEVTLDEAYHGKATEITVDVSAPCDTCDGSGARPGTRAKTCQHCGGHGKVRAQQGFFVVERACPVCAGAGQVIADPCPDCRGEGRVEKTKTLSVNVPPGVDEGTRIRLTGEGEAGARGSPAGDLYIFLHVAKHRLFEREGTTLFARAPVSFTVAALGGSLSIPGLDGQNHEVKIPAGIQSGKQLRQRGAGMPVLQGRGHGDLVIQIDVETPTRLSLRQKELLEAFRETETGDECPASQGFFAKLKGVFAAE
- a CDS encoding RidA family protein, with protein sequence MTDRIDRKLEELGLALPQAAAPVAAYVPTVLAGNLLHVSGQLPFKDGQLVTGRLGDGVSIEDAQEAARLCGLMILAQVKAALGGSLGRVERIVKLGVFVNSTGDFTDQPKVANGASELMVALFGDAGKHARSAVGVPVLPLGAAVEIDAIVQVAA
- a CDS encoding GNAT family N-acetyltransferase — encoded protein: MTALTARIAQGVTTIDAVDWDACAGTSNPFVGHAFLAALEESVSVNGRSGWQALPIVIDGADGRPAAIAPAYAKSHSQGEYVFDQGWADAWERAGGQYYPKLQIAAPFSPVPGPRLLLRDPDLAPALIAALEAVTDQSGLSSAHATFIAPDEVPLFEAAGWLIRQGTQFHWRNDGYAGFDDFLGALSSRKRKAIRKERVAAVEGLTIRHLTGAEITPAHWDAFWVFYQDTGARKWGQPYLTRRFFDLLGSAMADRILLIFAERDGVAVAGALNLIGDDTLYGRYWGATEEVPFLHFELCYYQAIDAAIARGLTTVEAGAQGEHKLARGYSPVATYSAHYIPDPGFRRAIADYLVREREAVAADRDCLQELTPFRRGDPQAG